The genomic window CCTCCGGCGCGGCGCGGGATGTGGAGGCGGAGGTCTATCAGCCTCACTACCTCATCCGCCGTCCGCTGCTGCAGGCACTGCAAACGCCCGCGCCCGGCGCGGTGCTGCTGATCGACGAGGTCGACCGCGCGGACGAACCGTTCGAAGCCTTCCTGCTCGAGTACCTCGGCGAATACCAGGTCAGCATTCCGGAGCTGGGCACCATCCGGGCCGTAGTGCCGCCCATCACCCTGCTCACCAGCAATCGGACGCGCGAACTCAACGACGCGGTCAAGCGCCGCTGCCTCTACCACTGGCTCGACTACCCCGATCGCGACCGTGAACTGGCGATCGTGCGCAGTCAGGTCCCCGAGGCGGGCCAGGCTCTGTCGGCGCAGGTCGCAGCCTTCATGGGAAAACTGCGCAGCGCACCATTCGTCAATGCTTTCCAGCGGGCGCCCGGCATCGCCGAAAGCGTGGAGTGGGCACGGGCGCTGATCGCCCTCGACACGATCGAACTCGACCCGGAAGTGGTGATCGACACCGCCGGGATTTTGTTCAAGCAACGCGACGACGTGGCGGCCCTCACGCACACCCTGGCAACCGAACTGCTGCTCCCCGAAAAAGAGCCGACGTCATGATTCCGGGCGGTCGTGCGGCTACGGCGGGCACTGCGGGCACGGAGAGCGCGAGCCGCCGGATTCCGCAACTCGGCGATGCGCGCAGCGGCAAGCTCGCTGGCAACATCGTCGCGTTCGGGCGAGCCTTGCGCCGCGCCGGCGTGCGAACCGACGCCATGCGCATCGGCCTGGCGACCGAAGCGGTCGGGCTGGTCGGCGTCGACGAGCGCACCGATGTGTGTGCGGCCATGGAAGCTGTCATGGTCAGTCGCGAGCAAGACCGCATGGTGTTTCGCGAGCTGTTCGATGCCTGGTTTCGCGATCCTGAGCTGGCCAACAAGCTGCTGGCGCAGATGTTGCCGAGCGCCGAGGGCAAAGCCGAACCTTCGAAGCGGCGTCCTCGCGTTCGCGAGGCGCTGACGGCGCCGCGCGAACCCAGCAAGGCCGCGCAAACCGAACGCGAAGTCGACTTCGACGCGGCCATGACCGCCAGCGACCGCGACCTGCTCAAGCACGCCGACTTCAATGCGCTAGGCGCTTCCGAATACCGACTGGTCGAGCGGCTTGCGCGCGACATCTCTCTTCCTGTGCCTACGGTACGTTCGCGGCGGCTGCGCGTGGCGAGCGGTGCCGCCCAGCACGCACGCATGCACTGGCCCGGCGTGCTTCAGGAGGCTGCGCGCACAGGCGGCGAAATGCTGCGGCTTCCGCGCATGGCACGCCGCGAACAGCCGCTGCCGTTGCTCGTGCTGGTCGACGTGTCGGGCTCGATGGAGCGTTATGCCCGCCTGTTGCTTGCCTTCTTGCATGCGTCGACGCGACGTGCCGGTCGGCGCGACGTGTTCGCCTTCGGCACGCACCTGACCGATCTCACGCCGGCCTTTCGACTGGCCGATACCGACGAGATGCTGGGCGCTGCGAGCCTGGCGATCGACGACTTCGCGGGCGGCACGCGGCTCGGCGATTCCCTCGCCACCCTGCGCCGGCTGCATGCGCGCCGGCTGACGGGACGCCGCACGCTGGTGCTGGTGATCAGCGACGGTCTCGACACTGGCGAACCTCATGTGCTCGAAGATGAATTCCTCTGGCTCAAGCGACACTCACGGCGCCTCCTGTGGCTCAACCCGCTGCTGCGCTTCGACGGTTACGCTCCGCTGGCGCGCGGGGCTACTGTGCTGCACCGCCATGCGGACGCGATGCTGGCAGTCCACAATCTCGGCGCACTGGAGGAACTGGCCGCCAGTCTCGCCACACTGATGCGTTCGGGCCGTTAGCGCCCGACTGCGAACAACGAAAGGGAATCACATGGAAATGCTCGGCAACCGACACCTCGGCATCACGCAGCAACAGGCGTGGGAAGCGCTCAACGACCCGGAAACATTGAAGAAATGCATTCCGGGCTGCGACAAGTTCGAGCTGACCGGCGACAACACCTACAGCGTGGCACTGGCCCTCAAGATCGGCCCGGTTTCGGCCAAGTTTCAGGGCAAGGTCATGCTGTCGGACATCGTTGCACCGGACGGCTACAAACTGACCTTTGAGGGGCAGGGCGGCGTGGCCGGCTTTGCCAAGGGCGCGTCCAGCGTCACGCTTCGGCCGTTGTCGAGCACCGAGGCGGCTGACGCCGAGGGTGCCGCGGTCGTCGAAGCGCAACCCGGCTGCGAACTCGGCTACACCGTGCAGGCCACGGTCGGCGGCAAGATCGCGCAGCTGGGGCAACGGCTGATCGATGGCGCCGCCAAGTCGACCGCCGACGATTTCTTCAAGCGTTTCGAAGCGGAAATGCAGAGCCGCTACGGCCCGCCACCGGCCGCACAAACCGAAGACGGCGCCGCCGCCGCGCCCGCCGAAAAGACGGGCGCAATGGCCGGCTTCATGAAGAAGATCGGGCTCGGAAAGAAGGCCGACAAGGACGCCGCGGCTGCTGTCGACGATGCTTCTAAGGTCGCACAGGAAGGCGCGCCCGACAGCGCGCCCTGATCACGAGTCCACACGGGTCCAGCATGGAAAACCTCGACGTCATGGTGCTGCGCACGCTGCTCGACTGGCGCCGCGCCGGCAAACGCGCGCTGCTCACGACCGTCGTGCGAACCTGGGGCTCGTCGCCCCGGCCGGTCGGCTCCATCATGGCGCTGGCCGACGACGGTGCGGTGGTCGGATCGGTCTCGGGCGGCTGCATCGAAGACGACCTGATCGCGCGCTACAGCCGGTCGCACGGCGCGGCTGAAGACATCCCGAGCGGCGCGCCCTCGCTCGTCAAATACGGCATCACGGCCGATGAGGCGCATCGCTTCGGCTTGCCGTGCGGCGGCACGCTCGAGTTGCTGCTCGAGTACGACCCCGATGTCGCATCGCTGGAAACGCTCGTCGCTGCGCTCGAATCGGGCAAGCTGATGCAGCGCACCGTTTCGCTGGCAGACGGCGCGGTGCGCCTGGCCGAAGCCACGTCGCCAGATGCACTCACCGTCGACGACAAGGTACTGGTCAATACGTTCGGCCCCGAGTACCGGATGCTGCTGATCGGCGCTGGCCAGCTCGCCGAATACCTAGCGACCATGGCCAAGTTCAGCGGCTTCGCGGTCACGCTGTGCGACCCGCGGATCGAGTACCGGTCGTCGTGGTCGGTGCCAGGCGTCGCCATCACGACCGAGATGCCCGACGACGCGGTGACCGCCTTCAAGCCCGATCGCCGCAGCTGTGTGGTCGCGCTCACGCACGACCCCAAGCTCGATGATCTGGCGTTGCTCGAAGCACTGGAAAGCGATGCTTTCTACGTCGGTGCCATCGGCTCGCGCCGCAACGCCGAGGCGCGGCGCAGCCGCATGATCGAGCACTTCGAGCAGACGGCAGAGTCGCTGGCGCGCCTGCGCGGTCCTATCGGCATTTACATCGGCAGCAAGACGCCGCCGGAGATCGCGGTGAGCGTCATGGGCGAGATCCTCGCGGTCAAGAATGCGGTCACGCTGCCGCGTGAGACCGACGTGGCGCTGGCGAAGGCGCTGCACGGCGATTGAGCGCGGCCACTGAACGCTGCCGGTGTGGAAAGCGCGCAGTGCGTGAGCCGGCAGCAGGTTCATGCCGCCGGGCGATACGCCGCCCATGGCCATGGACGACACCGATCGCAAACTGATTTCGCTGTTGCGCAAGGATGCGCGCATGACTGCCGCGGCGCTGGCTGCGAAGCTCGGCGTCTCGCGCGGCACCATTGCTAACCGCTTGCGCAAGCTCGAAGACGAGCAGGTAATCGTCGGCTATTCAGTGCGGCTCAGGCCCGCCGCCGAGCCCGCCACCATCAAGGCCTGGATGAGTGTGGTGGTCGAAGGTAACCAGACCCGCGCCGTCATCGCCGCGCTGCTCGGCGAGCCCGCCGTCGCATCTTCATATGCAACGCTCTTCGTTGTAGGGCCAGGCGTACCCGGCCGTAGGACCGAGGCGGCTTTGCACCGCACTTCCCGCAGATGTGAACTTTGCACTCCCGCGAATGTCGTCCGCCGTGCCCAATGGCTTCGAACCAACTGGAGCTTGAACATGAGCAAGACGCTCGATCTGATTGTTGAAGAGACGATTCCCGGACATTTTTTCTGGACGCTGGTGCGGCGCGCCCCTGCCAAAGAGACTCCCTTTGTCGTCGACTTTGCCATGGGCCCGTTGCCTAGCAAGAAGGCCGCCATCGCTGCCGGCAATGCCGCGATGCAAAGAGCCAGCGCGGCCAGCGGAGCCGGTCAGTCCGCATGGAACGGAAACCACGCGGAGACTGTTTCTGCGAATCTTTAGATGCCGCCTTTGGACTCGCGAGAGCTTTTGCGCGCAGGCTTCTTCTGAACCGCGTCGCGCTGCGCACTCGCACTCGACACCGCAGCAACGGCATTCGCATCGTCGAGCCACAACAATGCGTCGACATGCGACATGAAGTGGCTGAGGTAGCCCGGCGAAAGATCGCGCATCGACTTGAGCGCCTGGTGCACCAAATGGTGCGAATTAAGGGGACCTGGATTGTCTGGCACCGTCGCGTGAGACTGGGACAAATGGCGTTCGGCGCTGAGCTTCGACCATGTGCTTCTGAAGTACTTGAGCGTGCGCGGCATCGAGCCCTCGATGGCGCCGTCGTCACCGGTCACCTTCGGTGCGAGTCGACCGGCCAGTTCTGCAAGCGCGCTGCGAACCGCGGAACCTGAACCCGGGGCACCCGGCAGGCCGGGCAGTTCGCCTGCAACATCGCTTGTTGCCTGCGCCGCCTCTCTGGCAAATCTCGCTCTTTCGACGTCCTCGCCATAAGCAGACAACAGTTGCGCCAGCCTGTCGTCGAGGATGCGGCGCGCTGCCCCTTGCTGCAGCAAAGCTCGCCGCGCAAGAACCTCGATGAAGCCGAAGCGCACGGGGTCAATACGGTGATCGCCACGCGCGCGCAACGCGTCGAGCGTGGCGCCGTGGTCCACGCCAGCATCGCTCGTGACGACGCCCTTACTCACGGACCTTTGCGGTGCCAGTGGCTGCATTGTTGACACCAGCAGGCCGCGGTGTCGGCGCCATCTCGACGCGCCGATTTTTCGAGCGTCCATCCGCATCCGCGTTCGATGCCACGGCCTGCTCTGCACCGAACGCCGCGGCAAAGACCGACGCCGCCGGAAGGCCTTCTTCAATCAGCGTCCGCGTCACCGTCAAGGCGCGTTGCGCCGACAGCTCCCAGTTGTCGGCGAATTGCCGATTGCCCCCGCGCACCTGCCGATCGTCGGTGAAGCCGCTCACCATCAGGATCTCGTCGCGTGACTGCAGGTAGGCGGCGAGCGGCGTGGTCAGGCTCTTCAACAGTTGCCGGCCCTCGGGTTGCAGCTCGGCCGAGTTGAGCGCGAACAGCACACTGCCGCTGATGCCGATACGCCCGTTGTTGAGCGTCACGCGGCCCGCAGCCAAGGGCCCGGCCAGCGCCTTTTCCAAGGTCTCGCGGCGCTGCGACTCCGCTTGCCGTTGCTTGACCTCGGCTTCGAGCTTGGTCGCGAGTTCCAGTTGCATGCCGAGCACGCACACCAGGATGAGCACGAAGGCGCCGAGCAGTCCCGACATCAGGTCGCCGAAGACAGCCCAGATCGGGACGCTCGATTCGAGCCCGCCGTCGCTGCCTTCGGAAAGTTCGTTCATCACGCTTCGCTGCCCGCGAGCGAGCGCTGATCTGCGAGCCGCTGCAGGTCTTCGACGATCTGCCTTTGCGACAGCATGCTGAGGTCGATGACCTCCCTGGCCTGCGCCACGTAATAGGCAAGTTGCTCATCGCTGCGCACCATCGATTTTCCGAGCGCGCCTTCGATGCGTTGCAGTTGGGCACCCAGCTTGTCGTTCGACTGGCTGAAGAGCTGCACGGCGTGACCGAAGGCTTCGCCCAGGCTCGCCACTTCGACCGCGCTGCCGGTGAGCCGCGCACTCACGTCGGCCATCTTTTCTGCTTCGGCGTCGACCTTGTCGGTGAACTGAGTGCCGGCGCGTGCCAGCAAATCCGCCGATGTCGCAACCAGCGCATCGATGGCCGCGCGTTGTTCGGTGGAGGCGTGGTTGACGCTGTCGAGCACGGTCGAGAGCGTGCCGAGGATGCGGCTGCGCTCTTCGAGCAGTGCGTTGTCGCCGACCATGCTGGCCGACAGCTTCTGCCGCAGTTCGGCGATGACCTCGGCCGCTGCACGTGGCGCTTCGGAGGCTGTCTGCACGAGTTGCGCGACCTCCGCGATGGTGTTCTTCGCATGTGCTTCCGTCTGGGCAGACAGGTCGCGAGCGGTCTGCTCCAGCCTCTCGACGATCTCTCGCTGCAGGCCGGCGGCTTGCGCGCCCGCCTGCTGCCATTCATGCTTCAGCGAGGCCGCGATCGCTGCGAGCGCCTCGGTCCAGGAAGCGAGGCGCTGTTGATCTTGCGAGGCAACCTTGTGCTGCAAATCGCCGTGCGCTTCGCCCAGCGAATGCACCAATGATGTCGCGCGTTGCTCGAATGTTTCTGCGAAGCGATCGAGCGACGTGCCCAGGTCTTCGGCCAACGATTCGCTCGTACGCCGGTGTTCGGCCAGCGCGGTGTTCCAGAGATTGCCCATGTTCGCCGTGCTGGCCTCGAAGCGGGTCGACAGCCCATCGAGTTGCTGCTGCGCTGCCTGCGCGACATGGGTGTGCAGAGCGGCCGTCTCTTTGGCGATGCTGGCCATCGTGGCCTCGACCACAGGTTGAATCGTCGCACCAGCGATGCGGGCGCTTTCGGTCAGGCTTTCTTTCAGCGATTCGCCGACGGCCGACGCCAAGCTCGCGTAAGCGGACTCGGCCTGCCCATGAAAACTGTCTTGCCCAGCGACGAGCTTCTCGTTCAGCGCCTGACTCTGCTTTTCCATCGCGGCCATCATGGATTGCAGACGGTCGGCCAGTTCGGGCATGACCTCGGCCTGGCGTTGAAGCAGCTTGAACGATTCTTCGCGCCGGTGCGCACTTGAAAAGACACGCAAGGTCGTCGCGATCTTGGTGTCGAGCAACTGCGCAACCTGCAGCCGGTCGCGTCGGCACAGAGCGGAAACCAGGCCCAGCATCGCCGATGCCGCGACACCCGCGAGCGATGTTCCGAAAGCCAGGCCCAGTCCCTTGACC from Variovorax sp. PAMC28562 includes these protein-coding regions:
- a CDS encoding AAA family ATPase, whose amino-acid sequence is MTFPTIDAVVEGLRLAGYYADRRLATAVFLALKLQRPLLLEGEPGVGKTELAKALSKALQRELLRLQCYDGLEQREALYEWNYAAQLLHMRAAEASGAARDVEAEVYQPHYLIRRPLLQALQTPAPGAVLLIDEVDRADEPFEAFLLEYLGEYQVSIPELGTIRAVVPPITLLTSNRTRELNDAVKRRCLYHWLDYPDRDRELAIVRSQVPEAGQALSAQVAAFMGKLRSAPFVNAFQRAPGIAESVEWARALIALDTIELDPEVVIDTAGILFKQRDDVAALTHTLATELLLPEKEPTS
- a CDS encoding vWA domain-containing protein, translated to MIPGGRAATAGTAGTESASRRIPQLGDARSGKLAGNIVAFGRALRRAGVRTDAMRIGLATEAVGLVGVDERTDVCAAMEAVMVSREQDRMVFRELFDAWFRDPELANKLLAQMLPSAEGKAEPSKRRPRVREALTAPREPSKAAQTEREVDFDAAMTASDRDLLKHADFNALGASEYRLVERLARDISLPVPTVRSRRLRVASGAAQHARMHWPGVLQEAARTGGEMLRLPRMARREQPLPLLVLVDVSGSMERYARLLLAFLHASTRRAGRRDVFAFGTHLTDLTPAFRLADTDEMLGAASLAIDDFAGGTRLGDSLATLRRLHARRLTGRRTLVLVISDGLDTGEPHVLEDEFLWLKRHSRRLLWLNPLLRFDGYAPLARGATVLHRHADAMLAVHNLGALEELAASLATLMRSGR
- a CDS encoding CoxG family protein; this encodes MEMLGNRHLGITQQQAWEALNDPETLKKCIPGCDKFELTGDNTYSVALALKIGPVSAKFQGKVMLSDIVAPDGYKLTFEGQGGVAGFAKGASSVTLRPLSSTEAADAEGAAVVEAQPGCELGYTVQATVGGKIAQLGQRLIDGAAKSTADDFFKRFEAEMQSRYGPPPAAQTEDGAAAAPAEKTGAMAGFMKKIGLGKKADKDAAAAVDDASKVAQEGAPDSAP
- a CDS encoding XdhC family protein, whose translation is MENLDVMVLRTLLDWRRAGKRALLTTVVRTWGSSPRPVGSIMALADDGAVVGSVSGGCIEDDLIARYSRSHGAAEDIPSGAPSLVKYGITADEAHRFGLPCGGTLELLLEYDPDVASLETLVAALESGKLMQRTVSLADGAVRLAEATSPDALTVDDKVLVNTFGPEYRMLLIGAGQLAEYLATMAKFSGFAVTLCDPRIEYRSSWSVPGVAITTEMPDDAVTAFKPDRRSCVVALTHDPKLDDLALLEALESDAFYVGAIGSRRNAEARRSRMIEHFEQTAESLARLRGPIGIYIGSKTPPEIAVSVMGEILAVKNAVTLPRETDVALAKALHGD
- a CDS encoding Lrp/AsnC family transcriptional regulator; this encodes MAMDDTDRKLISLLRKDARMTAAALAAKLGVSRGTIANRLRKLEDEQVIVGYSVRLRPAAEPATIKAWMSVVVEGNQTRAVIAALLGEPAVASSYATLFVVGPGVPGRRTEAALHRTSRRCELCTPANVVRRAQWLRTNWSLNMSKTLDLIVEETIPGHFFWTLVRRAPAKETPFVVDFAMGPLPSKKAAIAAGNAAMQRASAASGAGQSAWNGNHAETVSANL
- a CDS encoding DUF2894 domain-containing protein, with translation MSKGVVTSDAGVDHGATLDALRARGDHRIDPVRFGFIEVLARRALLQQGAARRILDDRLAQLLSAYGEDVERARFAREAAQATSDVAGELPGLPGAPGSGSAVRSALAELAGRLAPKVTGDDGAIEGSMPRTLKYFRSTWSKLSAERHLSQSHATVPDNPGPLNSHHLVHQALKSMRDLSPGYLSHFMSHVDALLWLDDANAVAAVSSASAQRDAVQKKPARKSSRESKGGI
- a CDS encoding OmpA family protein, producing the protein MNELSEGSDGGLESSVPIWAVFGDLMSGLLGAFVLILVCVLGMQLELATKLEAEVKQRQAESQRRETLEKALAGPLAAGRVTLNNGRIGISGSVLFALNSAELQPEGRQLLKSLTTPLAAYLQSRDEILMVSGFTDDRQVRGGNRQFADNWELSAQRALTVTRTLIEEGLPAASVFAAAFGAEQAVASNADADGRSKNRRVEMAPTPRPAGVNNAATGTAKVRE
- a CDS encoding DUF802 domain-containing protein: MSRSLHFTAFFLGLAAICWVGIGYIGVSPLALVMTLIIGGFYVMGGLELYRFDQATSTLAHAVTGTSEAPAGLAAWLGQLPASLQNSVRLRIEGERVGLPGPTLTPYLAGLLVLLGMLGTFLGMVVTLNGTGTALESASDLLSIRSSLAAPVKGLGLAFGTSLAGVAASAMLGLVSALCRRDRLQVAQLLDTKIATTLRVFSSAHRREESFKLLQRQAEVMPELADRLQSMMAAMEKQSQALNEKLVAGQDSFHGQAESAYASLASAVGESLKESLTESARIAGATIQPVVEATMASIAKETAALHTHVAQAAQQQLDGLSTRFEASTANMGNLWNTALAEHRRTSESLAEDLGTSLDRFAETFEQRATSLVHSLGEAHGDLQHKVASQDQQRLASWTEALAAIAASLKHEWQQAGAQAAGLQREIVERLEQTARDLSAQTEAHAKNTIAEVAQLVQTASEAPRAAAEVIAELRQKLSASMVGDNALLEERSRILGTLSTVLDSVNHASTEQRAAIDALVATSADLLARAGTQFTDKVDAEAEKMADVSARLTGSAVEVASLGEAFGHAVQLFSQSNDKLGAQLQRIEGALGKSMVRSDEQLAYYVAQAREVIDLSMLSQRQIVEDLQRLADQRSLAGSEA